The proteins below are encoded in one region of Thermus albus:
- a CDS encoding TrmH family RNA methyltransferase yields MRIQSPANPKVKALAALKERKERERAGLFLVEGRREVERALRAGLRLETLLLGPKATPEDRALAGQAPVLEFSQEAMERVSVRENPSPVIGVFRLSRRTLEEARLPQNPLVLVLLGLEKPGNLGAILRSADGAGVDLVLVAEGVDLYSPQVIRNSTGVVFSLPVFPVAEEEVAHFLEEKGLFLVAATPRGEKVYWEENYKKGVAFLLGAEDEGLSQAWLARAGVRVRIPMRGAADSLNVSVSAALLLYEALRQREGG; encoded by the coding sequence ATGCGCATCCAAAGCCCCGCTAACCCCAAGGTGAAGGCCCTAGCCGCCCTGAAGGAACGAAAGGAGCGGGAGCGGGCTGGCCTTTTCCTGGTGGAGGGCCGGCGGGAGGTGGAAAGAGCCCTTAGGGCCGGCCTCCGCTTGGAAACCCTCCTCCTCGGCCCCAAGGCCACCCCGGAAGACCGGGCCCTGGCGGGCCAAGCCCCTGTTCTGGAGTTCTCCCAAGAGGCTATGGAGCGGGTTTCCGTAAGGGAAAATCCCTCGCCCGTCATCGGGGTCTTCCGCCTGTCCCGAAGGACCCTCGAGGAGGCAAGGCTCCCGCAAAATCCCCTGGTCCTGGTCCTCTTGGGCCTGGAAAAGCCCGGCAACCTGGGGGCCATCCTGCGCTCGGCGGATGGGGCGGGGGTAGACCTGGTCCTGGTGGCGGAAGGGGTGGACCTCTATAGCCCCCAGGTGATCCGGAACTCCACCGGGGTGGTCTTCTCCTTGCCCGTCTTTCCCGTGGCCGAGGAGGAAGTGGCCCATTTCCTGGAGGAAAAAGGGCTCTTCCTGGTGGCGGCCACCCCCAGAGGGGAAAAGGTGTACTGGGAAGAGAACTACAAAAAAGGCGTGGCCTTCCTGCTGGGCGCCGAGGACGAAGGCCTTTCCCAGGCTTGGCTTGCCCGGGCGGGGGTTCGGGTGCGCATCCCCATGCGGGGGGCGGCGGATAGCCTCAACGTTTCCGTGAGCGCCGCCCTCCTCCTCTACGAGGCCCTGCGCCAGCGGGAGGGGGGATGA
- the coxB gene encoding cytochrome c oxidase subunit II translates to MKRVAVAFSLLGLALAQEAHRVGITHPFSPFNRETNFLLVWVLIFAILVFGVVAGALAYVTWRFRARPGQQGEPPQVHGNDRLEVIWTVIPVLIVFVLFGLTARSLIQVNQLPPGGLKVEVTGHQFWWDFNYPELGFRNSNELILPAGVPVVLEITSKDVIHSFWVPGLAGKRDAIPGQKTLLSFTPEKPGNYYGFCAELCGPSHSRMLFRAIVLPKEEFDRLVEAAKNYAPPVADARGQAVFQQNCMACHDVQGKMPPAVIGPELGFLGNRVSLAAGIVDYTPDHLKAWIKDPASMKPGVKMPGFPQLSEEDLNALVRYLNGLKVEGFDFKGLPKF, encoded by the coding sequence ATGAAAAGAGTGGCTGTGGCGTTCAGTCTTCTAGGTTTGGCCCTGGCCCAGGAGGCTCACCGGGTGGGGATCACCCATCCTTTCTCCCCTTTCAACCGGGAGACCAACTTCCTCCTGGTCTGGGTCTTGATCTTCGCCATCCTTGTCTTTGGGGTGGTGGCAGGGGCTTTGGCCTACGTGACGTGGAGGTTCCGGGCTAGGCCGGGGCAACAGGGGGAGCCCCCCCAGGTTCATGGCAACGACCGCCTCGAGGTCATCTGGACGGTGATCCCAGTGCTCATCGTATTTGTGTTATTCGGCCTGACCGCCCGTAGCCTTATCCAGGTGAACCAGCTTCCTCCCGGAGGCTTGAAGGTGGAGGTGACCGGCCACCAGTTCTGGTGGGATTTCAACTACCCCGAGCTGGGTTTCCGTAACTCCAACGAGCTCATCCTTCCCGCAGGGGTCCCTGTGGTGCTGGAGATCACCTCCAAGGACGTGATCCATTCCTTCTGGGTGCCGGGACTTGCGGGCAAAAGAGACGCCATTCCGGGACAAAAGACCCTTCTTTCCTTTACACCCGAAAAACCCGGAAATTACTACGGCTTCTGCGCAGAGCTCTGTGGTCCCAGCCACTCTCGCATGCTCTTCCGGGCCATCGTTCTGCCCAAGGAGGAGTTTGACCGGTTGGTGGAGGCGGCGAAGAACTATGCCCCCCCTGTGGCCGATGCCCGGGGCCAGGCGGTCTTCCAGCAAAACTGCATGGCCTGCCACGATGTACAAGGGAAGATGCCTCCCGCGGTTATCGGACCAGAACTGGGCTTCTTGGGCAACCGGGTGAGTTTGGCGGCAGGCATCGTGGATTATACCCCTGACCACTTGAAGGCCTGGATCAAGGACCCCGCTTCCATGAAACCGGGGGTGAAGATGCCGGGCTTCCCGCAGCTCTCCGAAGAGGATTTAAACGCGTTGGTGCGTTACTTGAATGGGCTTAAGGTGGAAGGGTTTGACTTTAAGGGGCTTCCCAAGTTCTAA
- a CDS encoding GNAT family N-acetyltransferase translates to MGYVPPPTPQYGLEEGPVLLKDGRTAFLRRASPKDLPLFVEFLRRLSPESLRMRFFSPISPEKAAELLLAAKPEEEKVTLVVLAGEPPRMVATGEYVRLKGEDTAEVAFLVDDAFQGKGLGTLLLERLALIAAKRGVRRFQAFVLAENQKMLNVFMESGFQVRAHRDSGEIEVEFEILLEERVAERFEWREKVSTLASLHPLFFPKGVAVVGASRDPEGIGYRVLENLIFGRFQGPVYPVNEAIGKEGGTVGPLLAYPRVESIPGPVDLAVIAVPKERVFEALEASGRRGVRAAIVLTTGFTEKEARELADKARRHGMRLLGPGSLGMVHTHPEVRLAAGLAPLPKPGPLAISSQSGTLGRAVMAYAEGMGLGISSFVSLGAKADISSNDLLQFWEEDERTRVILLYLESFGNPRRFSRLARRIGKKKPILAVHPSRDPLVRALFAQAGVIRANSLEEAFDVAALLALGQLPENNRVRLISNASGPSNLALEALREGGLAAEHVDLGSTAKAKEFARALEEAMESEAGSVFLLFVPMGFASEEEFLALLEGVEGNKLLLSCVMGSPGVRARVMGRVALYRFPESAAIALSRAWAYKAWREEPLHFPDFADLHLEEARRLLEGKKELRREEEEALLRCFGLPVGQGEGLFLRLTAKPHPLFGPVLALLLPTPLGELALGERLSPLTEKDARELTRPLGDQVDPTPYQEILLRLSRLLEEFPQVEEVSLELSGPSIARFAIRLSGDPHAHPKPR, encoded by the coding sequence ATGGGCTACGTGCCCCCACCCACGCCCCAGTACGGCCTCGAGGAGGGCCCCGTCCTCCTTAAGGACGGGCGCACCGCCTTTCTAAGGCGGGCAAGCCCCAAGGACCTCCCCCTATTTGTAGAGTTCCTGAGGCGCCTGTCCCCGGAGTCCTTGCGCATGCGCTTCTTCTCTCCCATCTCCCCGGAGAAAGCCGCCGAGCTCCTCCTTGCCGCCAAGCCCGAGGAGGAAAAGGTGACCCTTGTGGTCCTGGCGGGGGAGCCTCCCCGGATGGTGGCCACGGGGGAGTACGTGCGCCTTAAAGGGGAGGACACCGCCGAGGTGGCCTTTCTGGTGGATGATGCCTTCCAGGGCAAGGGCCTGGGCACCCTCCTTCTGGAACGCCTGGCCCTGATCGCCGCTAAGCGGGGGGTAAGGCGGTTTCAGGCCTTCGTCCTGGCGGAGAACCAGAAGATGCTCAACGTTTTCATGGAAAGCGGCTTCCAGGTGCGGGCCCACCGGGATAGCGGCGAGATTGAGGTGGAGTTTGAGATCCTCCTGGAGGAACGGGTGGCGGAGCGCTTTGAGTGGCGGGAGAAGGTCTCCACCTTGGCTAGCCTCCACCCCCTCTTCTTCCCCAAGGGGGTGGCGGTGGTGGGGGCGAGCCGGGACCCGGAAGGCATCGGCTACCGGGTGCTGGAAAACCTCATCTTTGGCCGCTTCCAAGGGCCCGTCTACCCGGTGAACGAGGCCATCGGCAAGGAGGGGGGCACGGTGGGGCCCCTTCTCGCCTACCCCCGGGTGGAAAGCATCCCCGGCCCCGTGGACCTGGCGGTGATCGCCGTGCCCAAGGAGCGGGTCTTTGAGGCCCTCGAGGCCTCAGGAAGGCGGGGGGTGCGGGCGGCCATCGTCCTCACCACCGGCTTTACGGAAAAAGAAGCCAGGGAACTGGCCGACAAGGCCCGGCGCCATGGGATGCGCCTCCTGGGGCCTGGCTCCTTGGGTATGGTCCACACCCACCCTGAGGTCCGCCTGGCGGCGGGCCTGGCTCCCCTCCCCAAACCTGGACCCCTGGCCATCTCCAGCCAGTCGGGGACCCTGGGCCGGGCGGTGATGGCCTATGCGGAGGGCATGGGGCTGGGCATCTCCTCCTTCGTTTCCTTAGGAGCCAAGGCGGACATCTCCTCCAACGACCTCCTGCAGTTCTGGGAGGAGGACGAGAGGACCCGGGTGATCCTCCTCTACCTGGAAAGCTTCGGCAACCCCAGGCGCTTCTCCCGCTTAGCCCGGAGGATCGGCAAGAAAAAACCCATCCTGGCGGTGCACCCCTCCCGGGACCCTTTGGTGCGGGCCCTCTTCGCCCAGGCCGGGGTGATCCGGGCCAACAGCCTGGAGGAAGCCTTTGACGTGGCCGCCCTCCTGGCCCTGGGACAGCTTCCGGAGAACAACCGGGTCCGCCTCATCTCCAACGCCTCCGGTCCCTCCAACCTGGCCCTCGAGGCCCTACGGGAAGGGGGGCTTGCCGCGGAACACGTGGACCTGGGCTCCACCGCCAAGGCGAAGGAGTTTGCCCGCGCCCTGGAAGAAGCCATGGAAAGCGAGGCGGGAAGCGTGTTCCTCCTCTTCGTACCCATGGGCTTTGCCAGCGAGGAGGAGTTCCTGGCTCTTTTGGAAGGGGTGGAAGGAAACAAGCTCCTCCTGAGCTGCGTGATGGGCTCCCCCGGGGTGCGGGCAAGGGTTATGGGCCGGGTGGCCCTCTACCGCTTTCCCGAATCGGCGGCCATCGCCTTGAGCCGGGCCTGGGCCTACAAGGCCTGGCGGGAAGAACCCCTCCACTTCCCCGACTTCGCGGATTTGCACCTGGAGGAGGCAAGAAGGCTTTTGGAGGGCAAGAAGGAGCTACGGCGCGAGGAGGAAGAGGCCCTCCTCCGCTGCTTTGGCCTTCCCGTGGGGCAAGGAGAAGGCCTTTTTCTCAGGCTCACCGCCAAGCCCCACCCCCTCTTCGGCCCCGTTCTCGCCCTGCTCCTGCCCACTCCTCTGGGAGAGCTAGCCTTGGGGGAAAGGCTCTCCCCCCTCACGGAAAAGGATGCCCGGGAGCTCACCCGACCCCTGGGGGACCAGGTAGACCCTACCCCCTACCAGGAAATCCTCCTTCGCCTTTCCCGCCTCCTGGAGGAGTTCCCCCAGGTAGAGGAGGTGTCCTTGGAGCTTTCCGGCCCCTCCATCGCCCGCTTTGCCATCCGCCTTTCAGGAGACCCCCATGCGCATCCAAAGCCCCGCTAA
- a CDS encoding glucose-6-phosphate isomerase, translating to MLRLDTRFLPRFPEDLRAHAPTLLGAQEALLAKRKDPSQMLGWIDLPEDTETLRSIRRYREANPWVEDFVLLGIGGSALGPKALETAFNESGVRFHYVDHVEPEPVLRILRGLDPRKTLVNAVSKSGATAETLAALLLFLNWLRENLGEDWRRHLVLTTDPKRGALRALAEREGLVAFSIPENVGGRYSVLSPVGLLPLAFAGMDLEALLMGARKANEVALAPLEENLPLQTALLQHLHRQLPITVFMVYSERLRYLPAWFVQLHDESLGKRDGEGNRVGTTAVPALGPQDQHAQVQLFREGPLDKLIVLVVPERATEDLTLPRVEGLEEEAGYLFGKGLFQLLRAEAEATYQALAEAGQKVYTLYLSEISPYTVGWLLQHLMWQTAFLGELWGVNAFDQPGVELGKRLTFALLGRPGYEP from the coding sequence ATGCTCAGGTTGGATACCCGCTTCCTTCCCCGTTTCCCCGAGGACCTAAGGGCCCATGCCCCCACCCTCCTAGGGGCCCAGGAGGCCCTTTTGGCCAAGCGGAAGGACCCCAGCCAGATGCTGGGCTGGATAGACCTTCCCGAGGACACGGAAACCTTAAGGAGTATCCGCCGCTACCGCGAGGCCAACCCTTGGGTGGAGGACTTTGTCCTTCTGGGCATCGGGGGGAGCGCCCTGGGGCCTAAGGCCCTGGAGACCGCCTTCAACGAAAGCGGGGTGCGCTTCCACTACGTGGACCACGTGGAGCCGGAGCCCGTGCTCCGGATCCTTCGGGGCCTGGACCCCCGGAAGACCCTGGTGAATGCGGTTTCCAAGTCGGGAGCTACCGCGGAAACCCTGGCCGCCCTCCTCCTCTTCCTCAACTGGCTTCGGGAAAACCTGGGGGAGGACTGGCGGCGGCACCTGGTCCTCACCACTGACCCCAAGCGGGGGGCGCTACGGGCTTTGGCGGAAAGGGAGGGTCTTGTGGCCTTCTCCATCCCCGAGAACGTGGGGGGGCGCTACTCGGTGCTTTCCCCGGTGGGCCTCCTCCCCTTGGCCTTCGCCGGGATGGACCTGGAGGCCCTCCTCATGGGGGCCAGGAAGGCCAATGAGGTGGCCCTGGCTCCCCTGGAGGAGAACCTTCCCCTGCAGACCGCCCTCCTGCAGCACCTCCACCGCCAGCTGCCCATCACCGTCTTCATGGTGTATTCCGAGCGACTCCGATACCTTCCCGCCTGGTTTGTCCAGCTCCACGATGAGTCCTTGGGCAAGCGGGACGGGGAGGGCAACCGGGTGGGCACCACCGCGGTGCCCGCCTTGGGCCCTCAGGACCAGCACGCCCAGGTGCAGCTCTTCCGGGAAGGCCCCCTGGACAAGCTCATCGTTTTGGTGGTGCCGGAAAGGGCCACGGAGGACCTCACCCTGCCCCGGGTGGAAGGCCTCGAGGAGGAGGCGGGTTACCTCTTTGGCAAAGGCCTGTTCCAGCTTCTAAGGGCCGAGGCCGAGGCCACCTACCAGGCCTTGGCGGAAGCGGGGCAAAAGGTGTACACCCTTTACCTTTCCGAGATCTCTCCTTACACGGTGGGTTGGCTGCTTCAACACCTCATGTGGCAGACCGCTTTTCTAGGGGAGCTTTGGGGGGTCAACGCTTTTGACCAGCCGGGGGTGGAGCTGGGCAAACGGCTTACCTTCGCTCTCCTGGGGCGCCCGGGCTACGAGCCGTAG
- the pckA gene encoding phosphoenolpyruvate carboxykinase (ATP), with the protein MDRLEPLGIKPRKQVFWNTVSPILVEHTLARGEGFLAHKGSLVVDTTPYTGRSPKDKFVVREPGVEEEIWWGEVNQPFAPEAFQALLERVAAHLSDRDLYVQDLYAGADKRFRLAVRVVTESPWHALFARNMFILPRRFPEDDEVEPFAPGFTVVHAPYFLADPGRDGTRSEVFVGISFQRKLVLIVGTKYAGEIKKSIFTVMNYLMPKQGVFPMHASANVGQGGDVAIFFGLSGTGKTTLSTDPERPLIGDDEHGWSGEGVFNFEGGCYAKVIRLSREHEPLIYKASNQFEAILENVVVNPESRRVEWDDDTKTENTRASYPLAHLENVVDSGMAGHPKAIFFLSADAYGVLPPIARLSPEQAMYYFLSGYTARVAGTERGITEPKATFSACFGAPFLPLHPGVYAKMLGEKIKKHGPRVYLVNTGWTGGPYGVGRRFPLPVTRALLQAALTEALEGVPYRQDPVFGFEVPMEVPGVPKELLDPRETWADKEAYDRQARKLATLFQENFRKYADGVEEAVLQAGPRVG; encoded by the coding sequence ATGGACCGACTGGAGCCTTTGGGCATCAAACCGAGGAAACAGGTTTTTTGGAACACGGTTTCCCCCATCCTGGTGGAACACACCCTGGCCCGGGGGGAGGGGTTTTTGGCCCACAAGGGGTCCTTGGTGGTGGACACCACCCCCTACACGGGGAGAAGTCCCAAGGACAAGTTCGTGGTGCGGGAGCCTGGGGTAGAGGAGGAGATCTGGTGGGGCGAGGTGAACCAGCCCTTCGCCCCAGAGGCCTTCCAGGCCCTCTTGGAGAGGGTGGCTGCCCACCTTTCCGACCGGGACCTTTATGTCCAAGACCTTTATGCCGGGGCCGACAAGCGTTTCCGCTTGGCGGTAAGGGTGGTGACGGAAAGCCCCTGGCACGCCCTCTTTGCCCGCAACATGTTCATCCTCCCGCGCCGCTTCCCCGAGGACGACGAGGTGGAGCCCTTCGCTCCCGGCTTTACCGTGGTCCACGCCCCCTACTTCCTGGCTGACCCCGGGCGGGACGGTACCCGGAGCGAGGTCTTCGTGGGCATCAGCTTCCAGAGGAAGCTGGTGCTCATCGTGGGTACCAAGTACGCCGGGGAAATCAAGAAGAGCATCTTCACTGTGATGAACTACCTCATGCCCAAGCAAGGGGTCTTCCCCATGCACGCCTCGGCCAACGTGGGGCAGGGAGGGGATGTGGCCATCTTCTTCGGCCTTTCCGGGACGGGAAAGACCACCCTTTCCACCGACCCGGAAAGGCCTTTGATCGGGGACGACGAGCACGGCTGGAGCGGGGAGGGGGTATTCAACTTTGAGGGAGGGTGCTACGCCAAGGTCATTCGCCTTTCCCGGGAACACGAGCCCCTTATCTATAAAGCCTCCAACCAGTTTGAGGCCATTCTGGAGAACGTGGTGGTGAACCCGGAAAGCCGCCGGGTGGAGTGGGATGACGATACCAAGACCGAGAACACCCGGGCCTCTTACCCCCTTGCCCACCTGGAAAACGTGGTGGACTCGGGTATGGCGGGCCATCCCAAGGCCATCTTCTTCCTCTCCGCGGATGCCTATGGGGTTCTACCTCCCATCGCTCGGCTCTCTCCGGAACAGGCCATGTACTACTTCCTTTCCGGCTACACCGCCCGGGTGGCGGGGACGGAAAGGGGGATCACCGAGCCCAAGGCCACCTTTTCCGCCTGCTTTGGGGCGCCCTTTTTGCCCCTTCATCCGGGGGTTTACGCCAAGATGCTAGGGGAAAAGATCAAAAAGCATGGGCCCAGGGTGTACCTGGTGAACACCGGCTGGACCGGGGGACCTTACGGGGTGGGCCGGCGCTTCCCCTTGCCCGTGACCCGGGCCCTTCTGCAGGCGGCCTTGACTGAGGCCCTCGAGGGGGTCCCTTACCGCCAGGACCCCGTCTTCGGCTTTGAGGTGCCCATGGAGGTGCCCGGGGTACCAAAGGAGCTTTTGGACCCGAGGGAAACCTGGGCCGACAAGGAGGCCTATGACCGCCAGGCCAGGAAGCTGGCCACACTTTTCCAGGAAAACTTCCGTAAATACGCCGACGGGGTAGAGGAGGCGGTGCTCCAGGCGGGGCCGAGGGTGGGATAG
- a CDS encoding heme o synthase — MSQAWFSRYAWGVLGWNILVALWGAYVRATGSGAGCGSHWPTCNGEIIPRSPQVETLIEFAHRATSGLAFLSVLLLAGLAFRLFPKGHPVRFGAGLSLLFMITESLVGASLVLFGWTAHNVSAARAVVQMVHLANTYFLLASLALTAWWASGGAPLRVRGQGAVGIALFLGLMALLFLGMSGAVTALGDLLFPVRNTLEALERSLTPGEHFLVRLRVLHPLIAVSVGLYVVFAGYLVAHLRPSSHTRRLAHALAYLYGAQLLAGLINVWLKAPVWMQILHLLLAYAVWILFVLLSAAALAKGTRRVELGEGAGGGQVHRGTGGATWKDYLALTKPRVISLLLFTTLVAMLMAAKGWPGTGLFLVVALGGYMMAGAANAINMVVDRDIDARMRRTAKRPTVTQRISSRDALLFAFGLATLSFLLLWWGANLLTATLALMGLIWYVLVYTLYLKRRTWHNIVIGGAAGAFPPLVGWAAVTGDLSLFAWYLFALIFFWTPVHFWALALMIQEDYRAVGVPMLPVVLGERVTVMQIALYAVLTALISLMPLLLGELGLLYLFFSLALNGLLILKSLALYRQPERRTAVSLYKYSMLYLALLFVAMAVDRVL; from the coding sequence ATGAGCCAAGCCTGGTTTAGCCGTTACGCCTGGGGAGTCTTGGGGTGGAACATCCTGGTGGCCCTCTGGGGGGCTTACGTGCGGGCCACGGGGTCGGGGGCGGGGTGCGGCTCCCACTGGCCCACCTGCAACGGGGAGATCATCCCCAGAAGCCCCCAGGTGGAGACCCTCATTGAGTTCGCTCACCGGGCCACCTCGGGCCTGGCGTTCCTTTCCGTGCTCCTTTTGGCGGGGCTGGCTTTTCGCCTTTTCCCCAAGGGCCATCCCGTGCGCTTCGGGGCCGGACTTTCCCTCCTCTTCATGATCACCGAAAGCCTGGTGGGGGCTTCCTTGGTCCTCTTCGGCTGGACGGCCCACAACGTGAGCGCGGCCCGGGCCGTGGTGCAGATGGTGCACCTGGCCAACACCTACTTCCTCTTGGCCTCCTTGGCCTTAACCGCCTGGTGGGCTTCTGGCGGTGCTCCTTTACGGGTAAGGGGCCAGGGGGCTGTGGGCATAGCCCTCTTCCTCGGGCTCATGGCCTTGCTCTTTTTGGGGATGAGCGGGGCGGTTACCGCCTTGGGCGACCTGCTCTTCCCCGTTAGGAATACCCTCGAGGCCCTGGAGCGCTCCTTAACTCCCGGTGAGCACTTCCTGGTGCGCCTTAGGGTCCTTCACCCCCTCATTGCTGTGAGTGTGGGCCTGTATGTGGTCTTCGCCGGCTACCTGGTAGCCCACCTAAGGCCTTCTTCCCATACCCGCCGCTTGGCCCACGCCCTTGCCTACCTTTACGGGGCGCAGCTTTTGGCCGGGCTGATAAACGTATGGCTTAAGGCCCCGGTCTGGATGCAGATCCTGCACCTTCTCCTGGCCTACGCCGTCTGGATTCTCTTTGTTCTCCTCTCGGCTGCAGCCCTGGCCAAAGGAACCAGGCGGGTGGAACTGGGGGAGGGCGCGGGGGGCGGACAGGTGCACCGGGGTACCGGGGGGGCCACCTGGAAGGATTACCTGGCCCTCACCAAGCCCCGGGTCATCAGCCTTCTCCTCTTCACCACCCTGGTGGCCATGCTCATGGCCGCCAAGGGCTGGCCGGGGACGGGGCTTTTTCTGGTGGTGGCCTTGGGCGGGTACATGATGGCGGGAGCCGCCAACGCCATCAACATGGTGGTGGACCGGGATATAGATGCCCGCATGCGCCGCACGGCCAAAAGGCCCACGGTCACCCAGCGGATCTCCAGTAGGGATGCCCTCCTTTTTGCCTTTGGCTTAGCCACCCTCTCCTTCTTGCTCCTCTGGTGGGGGGCGAACCTCCTCACGGCCACCCTGGCCCTCATGGGCCTTATCTGGTACGTGCTGGTCTACACCCTTTATCTCAAGCGGCGCACTTGGCACAACATCGTCATCGGCGGGGCGGCAGGGGCCTTTCCTCCTCTGGTGGGCTGGGCGGCGGTGACCGGGGACCTTAGCCTCTTTGCCTGGTACCTCTTCGCCCTCATCTTCTTCTGGACCCCCGTGCACTTTTGGGCCCTGGCCCTCATGATCCAGGAGGATTACCGGGCTGTGGGCGTGCCCATGCTCCCCGTGGTGTTGGGGGAGCGGGTTACGGTGATGCAGATCGCCCTTTATGCGGTGCTTACTGCCTTGATCTCCCTTATGCCCCTTCTTCTTGGCGAGCTGGGCCTTTTGTACCTGTTCTTCAGCCTCGCACTTAACGGTTTGCTTATCCTTAAGAGCCTTGCCCTCTACCGCCAGCCCGAGCGGAGGACGGCGGTTTCGCTGTATAAATACTCCATGCTCTACCTGGCCCTCTTGTTCGTGGCCATGGCGGTGGACCGGGTGCTTTAG
- a CDS encoding DUF4129 domain-containing protein, protein MKPVPLTPFLGLGLLALLPLWTPPLAVGVFLLHLAKRFYGGAFLWGAFLPGLLHALASPFPSWLQGWALTSGLLLLYGLFLATKARPLSSLFLLPPALWLGPLGLFLLGLLHGFSLLEEAHRRAQEKGERFWSPSSALWVPGILGLLLAGLAFLPLRLPALPLPTPPSLSLHASPETRPQPGEEVVYQAPREGFFPWVAFLNRALAYAGPLALLLILLALLPLLGRGERLPYRGMHLLPLVLALLAAGLFLLYLGSLGGGESVPGSTPSASTPVPPQESGPKEAVPGPRRLGEVGVALAGLSALVTLGLLSLLAFLVWRHRERGGQETDRSFEPQVPRSFKETHPQNRVRRAYYQALKALKKSGLPRMASEGPLEYLGRVSPLLPGLREPLDGLTRLYLPVRYGGEAGEEEAERAETLLADILRLCSSPASKGPFRAGSS, encoded by the coding sequence ATGAAGCCCGTTCCCCTTACCCCCTTCCTGGGCCTAGGGCTTCTGGCCCTCCTACCCCTCTGGACCCCTCCTTTGGCCGTGGGCGTCTTCCTCCTCCACCTAGCCAAGAGGTTTTATGGGGGAGCCTTTCTGTGGGGGGCCTTCCTCCCTGGCCTTCTCCACGCCCTTGCCTCCCCGTTCCCCTCCTGGCTCCAGGGATGGGCCCTGACGTCTGGGCTTCTCCTCCTCTACGGCCTTTTCCTGGCCACCAAGGCTCGGCCCCTTTCCAGCCTCTTTCTCCTTCCCCCAGCCCTTTGGCTAGGTCCCCTTGGCCTTTTCCTTCTAGGGCTCTTGCACGGGTTTAGCCTCCTCGAGGAGGCCCATCGGCGCGCCCAGGAAAAGGGGGAGCGGTTCTGGAGCCCTTCTTCCGCCCTCTGGGTTCCGGGGATCCTGGGCCTCCTGCTGGCAGGCCTGGCCTTCCTCCCCCTGCGCCTCCCTGCCCTTCCCCTACCCACCCCACCCTCCCTTAGCCTCCACGCTTCCCCGGAAACCAGACCCCAGCCCGGGGAGGAGGTGGTCTACCAGGCTCCTAGGGAAGGCTTTTTCCCCTGGGTGGCCTTTCTGAACCGGGCCCTGGCCTACGCAGGACCCCTAGCCCTCCTCCTCATCCTCTTAGCCCTGCTACCCCTTCTGGGCCGGGGGGAAAGGCTTCCCTACCGGGGGATGCACCTTTTGCCCCTGGTGCTGGCCCTTTTGGCAGCGGGCCTCTTCCTCCTCTACCTGGGCAGCCTGGGAGGTGGGGAGAGCGTGCCGGGAAGCACCCCGTCGGCCTCCACGCCCGTCCCTCCCCAGGAAAGCGGTCCAAAGGAAGCCGTACCGGGGCCCAGGAGGCTGGGGGAGGTGGGGGTGGCCCTGGCGGGGCTTTCCGCCCTCGTGACCCTGGGCCTCCTTTCCCTCCTGGCCTTCCTGGTCTGGCGCCACCGGGAAAGGGGAGGGCAGGAAACCGACCGGAGCTTTGAACCTCAAGTTCCCCGGTCCTTTAAAGAAACGCACCCCCAAAACCGGGTGCGGCGGGCCTATTATCAGGCCCTGAAGGCCCTCAAGAAAAGCGGTCTCCCCCGCATGGCCTCCGAGGGGCCCTTGGAGTATCTGGGGAGAGTTTCCCCCCTTCTTCCCGGGTTGAGGGAACCCTTGGACGGCCTCACCAGGCTTTACCTGCCCGTGCGCTACGGGGGAGAAGCCGGAGAGGAGGAAGCGGAAAGGGCGGAAACCCTCTTGGCGGATATCCTTAGGCTATGTTCCTCACCCGCATCCAAAGGGCCCTTTCGGGCCGGGTCCTCCTGA